From one Humulus lupulus chromosome 8, drHumLupu1.1, whole genome shotgun sequence genomic stretch:
- the LOC133796436 gene encoding uncharacterized protein LOC133796436 isoform X2, with protein MFSMAEVSKKKLPIAPENKDAIEDDYTSDENDSEEEEEDEVDSDEDPNSDDDSDDDDDDEEDGSEDDEDDDDDDDSDNGSSDDSSDESSDDDTSDGEDHAKQPQLIRRRTLSKNSHT; from the exons AT GTTTTCAATGGCTGAAGTTAGTAAGAAGAAGCTGCCTATTGCTCCTGAAAACAAGGATGCTATTGAAGACGATTACACCAGCGATGAGAATGatagtgaagaagaagaagaagacgaggtTGATTCTGATGAAGATCCCAACTCAGATGACGAttctgatgatgatgatgatgatgaagaagatggaagtgaagatgatgaagatgatgacgATGACGATGACAGTGACAATGGAAGCAGTGATGACAGTAGCGATGAAAGCAGTGATGATGACACTAGTGATGGTGAAGACCATGCTAAGCAACCACAACTCATTCGAAGAAGAACTTTGAGCAAAAATTCTCATACTTAA
- the LOC133796435 gene encoding triphosphate tunnel metalloenzyme 3-like — MEVEVKLRLPDSEAHQKLSDILSPCHANTFFQENVFFDGANAKLSSNLAVHRFRFYDDNSRCVLSLKAKPVIYNGISRAEEHEEPFDPTIGRACVAEPWRLLAVDSSEILKQVREEFGVGEGGLVCLGGFRNVRTVYNWEGLKLELDETKYDFGTNYELECESLSPERDKKLLEKLLKTNGIEFSYSKVSKFAIFRSRKLPDS; from the coding sequence ATGGAAGTAGAAGTGAAGCTTCGCCTCCCCGACTCTGAAGCTCACCAGAAGCTTTCGGACATTCTCTCACCTTGCCACGCCAACACATTTTTCCAAGAAAATGTCTTCTTCGACGGCGCAAACGCCAAGCTCTCCTCCAACCTCGCCGTCCACCGCTTCCGATTCTACGACGACAATTCCCGCTGCGTTTTATCCCTCAAAGCAAAACCCGTCATCTACAACGGAATCAGCCGCGCCGAGGAGCACGAGGAGCCATTCGACCCAACCATAGGCCGGGCGTGCGTGGCGGAGCCCTGGCGGCTTTTGGCGGTGGACTCATCGGAAATCTTGAAACAAGTGAGGGAGGAATTCGGGGTCGGAGAAGGTGGATTGGTGTGTTTGGGTGGGTTCAGAAACGTGAGAACGGTTTACAATTGGGAAGGATTGAAATTGGAGCTGGACGAGACAAAGTACGATTTTGGGACGAATTACGAACTCGAATGCGAGAGCTTAAGCCCTGAAAGAGACAAGAAATTGTTGGAGAAGTTGTTGAAGACGAATGGGATCGAATTTTCTTATTCCAAAGTTTCGAAATTCGCCATATTTCGATCTCGAAAGTTACCTGACTCGTGA
- the LOC133796436 gene encoding uncharacterized protein LOC133796436 isoform X1 has protein sequence MLWVFTLGFSLPFKFDWFSMAEVSKKKLPIAPENKDAIEDDYTSDENDSEEEEEDEVDSDEDPNSDDDSDDDDDDEEDGSEDDEDDDDDDDSDNGSSDDSSDESSDDDTSDGEDHAKQPQLIRRRTLSKNSHT, from the exons ATGCTGTGGGTATTTACTTTAGGATTTTCTCTTCCCTTCAAATTTGATTG GTTTTCAATGGCTGAAGTTAGTAAGAAGAAGCTGCCTATTGCTCCTGAAAACAAGGATGCTATTGAAGACGATTACACCAGCGATGAGAATGatagtgaagaagaagaagaagacgaggtTGATTCTGATGAAGATCCCAACTCAGATGACGAttctgatgatgatgatgatgatgaagaagatggaagtgaagatgatgaagatgatgacgATGACGATGACAGTGACAATGGAAGCAGTGATGACAGTAGCGATGAAAGCAGTGATGATGACACTAGTGATGGTGAAGACCATGCTAAGCAACCACAACTCATTCGAAGAAGAACTTTGAGCAAAAATTCTCATACTTAA
- the LOC133796436 gene encoding uncharacterized protein LOC133796436 isoform X3, giving the protein MAEVSKKKLPIAPENKDAIEDDYTSDENDSEEEEEDEVDSDEDPNSDDDSDDDDDDEEDGSEDDEDDDDDDDSDNGSSDDSSDESSDDDTSDGEDHAKQPQLIRRRTLSKNSHT; this is encoded by the coding sequence ATGGCTGAAGTTAGTAAGAAGAAGCTGCCTATTGCTCCTGAAAACAAGGATGCTATTGAAGACGATTACACCAGCGATGAGAATGatagtgaagaagaagaagaagacgaggtTGATTCTGATGAAGATCCCAACTCAGATGACGAttctgatgatgatgatgatgatgaagaagatggaagtgaagatgatgaagatgatgacgATGACGATGACAGTGACAATGGAAGCAGTGATGACAGTAGCGATGAAAGCAGTGATGATGACACTAGTGATGGTGAAGACCATGCTAAGCAACCACAACTCATTCGAAGAAGAACTTTGAGCAAAAATTCTCATACTTAA